In the Hyla sarda isolate aHylSar1 chromosome 9, aHylSar1.hap1, whole genome shotgun sequence genome, TAGGGTAATAGACACTGAGGGACAAAGCCATGTCGGGTTCCTCATGGGAAAATCTAAGCTGGCTCCCAGACCGACTCACACTGTCCCACGTCTAGAACTTTGTGCTGCTGTCTTAGCTGTAGAGATGGCAGACATGATTACAACAGAACTGGACATTGAGATCCATGCAATGAACTTTTATACAGACAGCAAGattgtgttaggatatattcacaatgcttcaagaagattttatacatacgtggccaacagagtgacacgtatcagaaagtctacaagtccagaacagtggcatcacatcagcacagacaagaacccagctgatcatgggacaagactagtgccagccgctgcgctcaagcaaactaactggtttgtaggtccatcttttcttcgtaaaccagaaaccaaaaaaactactcaggtagagacctttcagctcatagaaccagatcaagacaaagagGTAAGACCTCAAGTGACAGTTTGTAGGACTATAGTTACAAGAGACAGTCTGGGCGCTCATAGATTTGAAAGGTTTTCCAGCTGGAAGTTGCTGACCCGTGCAATCGGAAAACTTATCTGTCTAGCCAGATCCTCCTGCAGAGCTACCAATACTGATCAGCGTAGCAATGACCACCTTGAACAAGCCAAGGTCACGATCATCAGATGCATCCAGCAGGaagtctttaaagaagaaatccaaggcCTTCTGAAAAAGGAAGAGATTTCTCAACACAATTCGCTCAAGGACTTGTACACCAAGCAAAGGAAACAAGTTCAAAGTCTTGCGGACATTTTCTGGAAGAGGTGGAGACAGGAATACCTGGTGATCTTCCAGCCACGCAAGAAATGGCAAGATGACAAGCCCAATTTACAAGTTGGAGACATTGTCTTACTGAAAGACTCTCAGGCCCACAGGAACGAGTGgcctattggactcattgtggggactgatcctagtagtgatgctagagttagaaaggttgaagttaggattgttaga is a window encoding:
- the LOC130291313 gene encoding uncharacterized protein LOC130291313 produces the protein MQWKLWKDSLLELEQLNIPRPYVSVSLSATKRREICIFSDASTMAIASVAYLRVIDTEGQSHVGFLMGKSKLAPRPTHTVPRLELCAAVLAVEMADMITTELDIEIHAMNFYTDSKIVLGYIHNASRRFYTYVANRVTRIRKSTSPEQWHHISTDKNPADHGTRLVPAAALKQTNWFVGPSFLRKPETKKTTQVETFQLIEPDQDKEVRPQVTVCRTIVTRDSLGAHRFERFSSWKLLTRAIGKLICLARSSCRATNTDQRSNDHLEQAKVTIIRCIQQEVFKEEIQGLLKKEEISQHNSLKDLYTKQRKQVQSLADIFWKRWRQEYLVIFQPRKKWQDDKPNLQVGDIVLLKDSQAHRNEWPIGLIVGTDPSSDARVRKVEVRIVRQGIPKVYARPISEVVLLLSKG